In the Juglans microcarpa x Juglans regia isolate MS1-56 chromosome 6D, Jm3101_v1.0, whole genome shotgun sequence genome, one interval contains:
- the LOC121234443 gene encoding rab GTPase-activating protein 22-like, with translation MLTDEKHLMRALRRSHTSSPPSSSPNSSSLSSSSSSSSSSWVHLRSVLLVVAHSSSSSSSSSSSSTSTDRASLKSPWSRRRRKHTLLPKQWKSFFTPDGKLSDGGVKFLKKVRGGGVDPSIRTEVWPFLLGVYDINSSQKERDLVNIQKRKEYVKLRKRCLQILKCSEETLKLKEVSGNCSNEGSGDFSQVLDSPSLEDVVSASRSLLTEGGSPLAEDGHSVCGHALQSNDSSLEEEGDKSGLTCEDASAGDTETTDSDSSEEPEDVQPLLATKLSEENGLDEPAKVNTYAFDPENKSPSNAESKLKSHTAEDFANWQRIIRLDALRANDEWFIYSPSQAAVSEIKAHQLAESAGLKDYDHLEPCRVFHAARLVAILEAYAVYDPEIGYCQGMSDLLAPIITVFEEDHEAFWCFVGFMKKARHNFRLDEVGIRRQLNIVSKIIKRKDIHLYRHLEKLQAEDCFFVYRMVVVLFRRELSFEQTLCLWEVIWADQAAIRAGIAKLAWGRIRLKAPPNDDLLLYAIAACVLQRRKLIIEKYSCMDEIMKECNSMAGRLDVWKLLDDAHDLVVTLHDKI, from the exons atGCTTACAGACGAGAAACACTTGATGAGAGCCCTACGGCGAAGTCACACTTCTTCGCCGCCTTCGTCGTCGCCAAATTCCTCTTCACtatcgtcgtcgtcgtcgtcgtcatctTCGTCGTGGGTTCATTTGCGATCGGTCTTGTTAGTCGTTGctcactcctcctcctcctcctcctcgtctTCGTCCTCATCAACTTCTACTGATCG GGCTAGTCTTAAATCACCTTGGTCGCGTaggagaagaaaacatacccTTCTGCCAAAACAATGGAAGAGTTTCTTTACACCAGATGGAAAGCTCAGTGATGGTGGGGTCAAATTTTTGAAGAAAGTTCGTGGTGGG GGTGTTGATCCAAGTATTAGAACGGAGGTTTGGCCTTTCCTTCTTGGAGT CTATGACATTAACAGTTCCCAGAAAGAAAGAGATTTGGTTAACATACAGAAAAG AAAAGAATATGTTAAGCTGCGGAAGCGATGCCTGCAGATTTTAAAATGCAGTGAGGAGACTTTAAAGCTGAAGGAAGTTTCTGGGAACTGCAGCAATGAGGGCAGTGGGGATTTTAGTCAGGTTCTAGATTCTCCTAGCTTAGAAGATGTGGTCAGTGCCAGTAGGTCCCTTTTGACTGAGGGAGGAAGCCCATTGGCTGAGGATGGCCATTCTGTCTGTGGTCATGCCCTTCAATCCAACGATTCATCTTTGGAAGAAGAAGGTGATAAGAGTGGACTGACTTGTGAAGATGCCTCTGCTGGAGACACGGAGACGACTGATTCCGACTCTTCAGAAGAACCTGAGGACGTGCAACCTTTACTTGCCACCAAATTATCTGAAGAGAATGGCCTTGATGAGCCTGCCAAGGTGAATACATATGCCTTCGATCCAGAAAACAAGTCTCCCTCTAATGCTGAAAGCAAGTTGAAATCCCACACAGCTGAAGATTTTGCAAATTGGCAAAGAATCATCCGTCTTGATGCTTTGCGGGCAAATGATGAATGGTTTATTTACTCACCATCTCAGGCTGCAGTGTCAGAGATCAAAGCTCACCAGCTAGCAGAGAGTGCTGGGTTGAAGGATTATGATCACTTGGAGCCATGCAGGGTTTTCCATGCTGCTCGCCTGGTTGCTATCCTGGAAGCCTATGCAGTCTATGATCCTGAGATTGGTTACTGCCAAGGAATGAGTGATCTACTTGCTCCAATAATCACAGTGTTTGAGGAGGACCATGAAGCCTTTTGGTGCTTTGTGGGTTTCATGAAAAAAGCTCGGCATAATTTCCGACTTGATGAGGTGGGAATCCGGAGGCAGCTGAATATTGTTTCTAAGATTATCAAGCGCAAGGATATTCATCTCTACAGGCACCTGGAGAAGCTTCAAGCTGAGGATTGCTTTTTTGTGTACAGGATGGTGGTGGTTCTCTTCCGAAGGGAGTTAAGCTTTGAGCAGACGCTGTGCCTGTGGGAGGTAATCTGGGCTGATCAGGCGGCAATTAGAGCAGGGATTGCCAAGTTAGCTTGGGGTAGAATAAGGCTGAAAGCCCCTCCTAATGACGATTTGTTGCTTTACGCGATAGCAGCCTGCGTGCTGCAAAGGAGGAAGCTCATAATAGAGAAGTACAGCTGCATGGACGAAATTATGAAGGAATGCAACAGCATGGCCGGCCGTCTGGATGTTTGGAAGCTTCTTGATGATGCTCATGATTTAGTAGTCACCCTCCATGACAAGATTTAG